A genomic segment from Octopus sinensis linkage group LG4, ASM634580v1, whole genome shotgun sequence encodes:
- the LOC115211011 gene encoding retinol dehydrogenase 14-like, producing the protein MCTCVPGATGTHQSSNNFCSRFIKHQCSEYLDGKTVIVTGANTGLGKQTALECAKRNARVIMACRNLEKAEAAAKEIRDATKDSGKNEVVVRELDLSSFESVRKFCARINEEEPHLDILVNNAGVYRCPSLYTEDGFETHFQVNHLGHFLLTTLLLDLLKKSAPSRIVVLSSFMYKDARINFDDINWRDSYNGTEAYKSSKLANLWFCRELSKRLEGSGVNVYCVNPGIVLTDIMRHTVPQFLRYFDCISRLFLKTPAQGAQTTLYCILSEKLQNESGYYYSNCSQEDLNSNGLNEDGAKRLWEVSEKAVKRE; encoded by the coding sequence ATGTGTACCTGTGTTCCTGGTGCTACTGGGACTCACCAGTCAAGTAATAACTTCTGCTCTCGCTTTATAAAGCACCAATGTTCTGAATATTTGGATGGTAAAACTGTAATTGTTACTGGAGCAAATACAGGACTTGGAAAACAGACTGCTTTAGAGTGTGCAAAAAGGAATGCCAGGGTGATTATGGCTTGTAGAAATCTAGAAAAGGCTGAAGCAGCCGCAAAAGAAATACGTGATGCTACAAAAGATTCTGGTAAAAATGAGGTTGTCGTACGTGAATTAGATCTGTCTTCATTCGAGTCTGTCCGTAAATTTTGTGCAAGGATAAATGAGGAGGAACCACATTTAGATATTTTAGTCAATAATGCTGGAGTTTATCGTTGTCCTTCATTATATACAGAAGATGGATTCGAAACACATTTTCAAGTGAACCACTTGGGACATTTTCTATTAACAACATTGCTTCTGGATTTGCTAAAAAAGTCTGCTCCATCAAGAATTGTAGTACTGTCCAGTTTCATGTACAAAGACGCTCGGATAAACTTTGATGATATTAACTGGAGGGACAGTTATAATGGCACTGAAGCTTACAAATCTAGCAAACTTGCAAATCTCTGGTTTTGTCGTGAATTATCCAAGAGATTAGAAGGCAGTGGGGTTAATGTCTATTGTGTTAATCCAGGAATTGTTCTCACAGATATTATGCGTCACACAGTGCCACAATTTTTAAGATATTTTGATTGCATTTCCagattatttttgaaaactcCTGCACAAGGAGCACAGACAACTTTGTATTGTATTCTGTCTGAAAAGTTACAAAATGAATCTGGTTACTACTATTCAAATTGCAGCCAAGAAGACCTTAATAGCAATGGACTAAATGAGGATGGAGCGAAAAGACTATGGGAAGTTAGTGAAAAAGCTGTTAAAAGGGAATAA